CCTTGCTTTGTTTGTGTGTTGCCTTCGGCGGCTTCATGTTTGGCTGGGATACCGGTACTATTTCTGGGTTTGTTGTCCAAACAGACTTTTTGAGAAGGTTTGGTATGAAACATAAGGATGGTACCCACTATTTGTCAAACGTCAGAACAGGTTTAATCGTCgccattttcaatattggCTGTGCCTTTGGTGGTATTATACTTTCCAAAGGTGGAGATATGTATGGCCGTAAAAAGGGTCTTTCGATTGTCGTCTCGGTTTATATAGTTGGTATTATCATTCAAATTGCCTCTATCAACAAGTGGTACCAATATTTCATTGGTAGAATCATATCTGGTTTGGGTGTCGGCGGCATCGCCGTCTTATGTCCTATGTTGATCTCTGAAATTGCTCCAAAGCACTTGAGAGGCACACTAGTTTCTTGTTATCAGCTGATGATTACTGCAGGTATCTTTTTGGGCTACTGTACTAATTACGGTACAAAGAGCTATTCGAACTCAGTTCAATGGAGAGTTCCATTAGGGCTATGTTTCGCTTGGTCATTATTTATGATTGGCGCTTTGACGTTAGTTCCTGAATCCCCACGTTATTTATGTGAGGTGAATAAGGTAGAAGACGCCAAGCGTTCCATTGCTAAGTCTAACAAGGTGTCACCAGAGGATCCTGCCGTCCAGGCAGAGTTAGATCTGATCATGGCCGGTATAGAAGCTGAAAAACTGGCTGGCAATGCGTCCTGGGGGGAATTATTTTCCACCAAGACCAAAGTATTTCAACGTTTGTTGATGGGTGTGTTTGTTCAAATGTTCCAACAATTAACCGGTaacaattattttttctactACGGTACCGTTATTTTCAAGTCAGTTGGCCTGGATGATTCCTTTGAAACATCCATTGTCATTGGTGTAGTCAACTTTGCCTCCACTTTCTTTAGTTTGTGGACTGTCGAAAACTTGGGACATCGTAAATGTTTACTTTTGGGCGCTGCCACTATGATGGCTTGTATGGTCATCTACGCCTCTGTTGGTGTTACTAGATTATATCCTCACGGTAAAAGCCAGCCATCTTCTAAAGGTGCCGGTAACTGTATGATTGTCTTTACCtgtttttatattttctgtTATGCCACAACCTGGGCGCCAGTTGCCTGGGTCATCACAGCAGAATCATTCCCACTGAGAGTCAAGTCGAAATGTATGGCGTTGGCCTCTGCTTCCAATTGGGTATGGGGGTTCTTGATTGCATTTTTCACCCCATTCATCACATCTGCCATTAACTTCTACTACGGTTATGTCTTCATGGGCTGTTTGGTTGCcatgtttttttatgtctttttctttgttccaGAAACTAAAGGCCTATCGTTAgaagaaattcaagaatTATGGGAAGAAGGTGTTTTACCTTGGAAATCTGAAGGCTGGATTCCTTCATCCAGAAGAGGTAATAATTACGATTTAGAGGATTTACAACATGACGACAAACCGTGGTACAAGGCCATGCTAGAATAATGCGTTTGAAGTGAGACGCTCCATCATCTCtcttaatttttcatgaCTGacgttttttcttcattttaaTTATCATAGTatttgtttgaaaaaaaaaaaaaaaaatttccctTATCAATGATATCCTTACGATTATATAAATTCCTTACCTAAACCTATTATTTGTGTACATATATCAGAGTATTATTACATATATAACCTTTTTCTCTaaaacaggaaaaaaaaaagaaaacgataACATGCTCTGCCATCCTTTGTTCACCGagcaaaattaaaaacgCAAAATGAATTGTCCCtatgaaattattaaaggACCACATCACCAGACTTATCTCTGGGGGGTCCTCTAGAAAATAAGTCAGGTACTTGCCTGGACTTTCTTCCAGTTGAATTCCTGAGCTAACATACAATTAATGGAGTGAGAATGTTCGAACGATCCAGGAGTTGCTTTTTTCAGTCATTTGTTTATCAGTGTAACAAGCAtttcctttatttcttttatatcaACCTGCAACCTATTAATATTCAATTCAACGTCTCGGAGCTTTTCTCGTACCGTTTTACCATCATCCATTTCCATGCTAACTAATTCTGAGATTACGATTACATATTGTCTCAGTTCTGGTTCATCAATGGCTGATAAAACTTTCATTacattttggaaaaaatcttCGTCATTTAGGTCTAAAGTCAGGATTTGGTTCCTTATAGACTCTCTACgatcttttttcaagtttttttctgaagaaatATGTCCATTTTCATTAGTGACAGCGGTAGAGTCCTCTTCCGCTCGAACCAAACTATCACTGCCGGTGTTTTCCTCTCGAAAGGGTTTGTCTTTACCAATGGAAAGACGCCCGTCTTCTGCGCTTTCATATAATTTGACAGTGGCTATATTGAACTGTTCTTGCAAATCGCCAGTTTTGGCATCCCCTACCCAACCTTTTTCATGCAATTCCTTTCCTTGAGTGACCCAAGCGACGAGGTTATCTCTAATATATCTTGAAGTTATAGGTACTCTTGATTTCTCCTTATAAACTCTGTTAAAAAACTCAGCTATCATTTGATGACATAATATAGGTCTCCTTTTACTTGCTCTCTTTGTTGTGTGGAGCAAGAGGGCCCAATATATGACTGTTAACTTTTCACAAagacttttttctttattattggACCATCGAAACTTCCTTAGTTGCCTTGTTTCCGCTTCGTCATTACTGTTTCCCCCCAAGTCTGTGGGGGCTCCAACGTGCAATATGTCGTTGTCAATATCACTAGAAGTATGAGTTTCCACATTCAACTTGGTATTAGTAGTGttaattcttttattaaagCAAATAGTATGTGTAGATTGCAGGAGGTCGAAGCTCTTCGGATTGGCAAAATCAATATTCTGCTCTATAATTTTCACAGGTTTTGTTGGCAGTATTTGTGCAATTCCTGTCATTGAGTTTCTAAATACATTCTTTTGGTCATATTTTGAAGTGctctttttgcttttatgtactttttttgaagaggaCGCATTCACATTTGTTACTTCCAATTTCTCTTCCTCCATTTTTGGCGTTTCAGAGGGCTTTCCGTAATAATCTTCAAAGGAATTTAAAGTAAAATTCTTAAAGTTGGACATCCAAAAGGATCTTCACAATATAAGCGTTTTTCTGTCCACCAGCTTCAACAAGCTTCAGCCTACTACCAATTTCTAATACTGTTTTATCTTATTACTTGCTTACTTATCCACTCCCATTGTTTTGTCCTAGATGACAGCATCACCCGGACTGAATATTAAAGCGTCAGTGTCACTTATTTTAAGTCATAATCAAGTCCTTTTAATGTGGCTATAGATTAACCCTGTACACTAAAGCTGTATATTATTTCCTTAAAGGAGCATTTATTCCCAAACTGTAACGCAGAATGTCATTCCAGAATCATGgaaaaaagattcaaataaataaatgtatataCACCAAAAATTACAACTTCGAATCCTATAGTACttttaatctttttgaaaaaaatattactaAAAACTATGTATCATGTCCAAAGGCCATAGGGCCtagcattttctttgttaaaaaagataaacAGTAgagaaataaataaaaaacgCCCTAACCCAACATATAGGACCTCTTTTTCGTTGGCCTAGTCAACTTTAATGGATGAGTAGATTTTTCTAACAAAGAGCATACTGCTGATAAAGCCAATTGACCCCGTTACCAAACAGCAGAGTAATGAAATGACTGAGGAGTATCCCACGTATAAGACAATAGTCGTGAATCCACCCAACTTAAATTTGGTGAATAAAATAGAATGAATAAACACATACAAAGCACAACCGGCGCCTCCAATTATGAATCCTCTCCATTGCCACTTCCAGTTC
Above is a genomic segment from Saccharomyces cerevisiae S288C chromosome XII, complete sequence containing:
- the SRL2 gene encoding Srl2p (hypothetical protein; overexpression suppresses the lethality caused by a rad53 null mutation); this translates as MSNFKNFTLNSFEDYYGKPSETPKMEEEKLEVTNVNASSSKKVHKSKKSTSKYDQKNVFRNSMTGIAQILPTKPVKIIEQNIDFANPKSFDLLQSTHTICFNKRINTTNTKLNVETHTSSDIDNDILHVGAPTDLGGNSNDEAETRQLRKFRWSNNKEKSLCEKLTVIYWALLLHTTKRASKRRPILCHQMIAEFFNRVYKEKSRVPITSRYIRDNLVAWVTQGKELHEKGWVGDAKTGDLQEQFNIATVKLYESAEDGRLSIGKDKPFREENTGSDSLVRAEEDSTAVTNENGHISSEKNLKKDRRESIRNQILTLDLNDEDFFQNVMKVLSAIDEPELRQYVIVISELVSMEMDDGKTVREKLRDVELNINRLQVDIKEIKEMLVTLINK
- the GAL2 gene encoding galactose permease GAL2 (Galactose permease; required for utilization of galactose; also able to transport glucose) produces the protein MAVEENNMPVVSQQPQAGEDVISSLSKDSHLSAQSQKYSNDELKAGESGSEGSQSVPIEIPKKPMSEYVTVSLLCLCVAFGGFMFGWDTGTISGFVVQTDFLRRFGMKHKDGTHYLSNVRTGLIVAIFNIGCAFGGIILSKGGDMYGRKKGLSIVVSVYIVGIIIQIASINKWYQYFIGRIISGLGVGGIAVLCPMLISEIAPKHLRGTLVSCYQLMITAGIFLGYCTNYGTKSYSNSVQWRVPLGLCFAWSLFMIGALTLVPESPRYLCEVNKVEDAKRSIAKSNKVSPEDPAVQAELDLIMAGIEAEKLAGNASWGELFSTKTKVFQRLLMGVFVQMFQQLTGNNYFFYYGTVIFKSVGLDDSFETSIVIGVVNFASTFFSLWTVENLGHRKCLLLGAATMMACMVIYASVGVTRLYPHGKSQPSSKGAGNCMIVFTCFYIFCYATTWAPVAWVITAESFPLRVKSKCMALASASNWVWGFLIAFFTPFITSAINFYYGYVFMGCLVAMFFYVFFFVPETKGLSLEEIQELWEEGVLPWKSEGWIPSSRRGNNYDLEDLQHDDKPWYKAMLE